One Babesia bovis T2Bo chromosome 4 map unlocalized Chr4_1, whole genome shotgun sequence genomic window carries:
- a CDS encoding Proteasome subunit alpha type-3 domain protein: MSGTAAGYDLSVSTFSPDGHVFQVEYATKAVDTAPTVVGAVCSDGIVFLADSILCGYKHGEDAKSNVLQARPTIRLYAIDEGVGCAVTGMIPDAQCIVRHAKSECKSFFAEYGVKIPVSLLAERVALFVHAYTLYWHVRPFGASMILSGIDSNGEKSLYCIEPSGACYKYAGMAIGKCKHLVKTEMEKFILSGMSCRDALKELSLAIMIGRDEDSGKTNDLQMAWICDESGGEFQMIPEDIAAETKADASRRHAAIHGQ, encoded by the exons ATGTCTGGCACGGCAGCTGGTTATGATTTATCGGTTTCTACCTTTTCTCCGGATGGTCACGTGTTCCAGGTTGAATACGCTACAAAGGCTGTAGACACTGCACCTACAGTCGTTGGCGCTGTTTGTAGCGACGGAATAGTATTTTTAGCGGATTCAATTTTATGCGGTTACAAACATGGCGAAGACGCAAAGAGCAACGTATTACAGGCGCGGCCTACGATTCGTTTGTACGCTATTGACGAGGGTGTCGGATGCGCTGTAACAGGTATGATTCCTGATGCACAATGCATCGTGCGTCACGCTAAATCGGAGTGCAAATCTTTTTTTGCTGAGTATGGCGTAAAGATTCCCGTTTCTCTATTGGCTGAGAGAGTTGCTTTATTCGTCCACgcttacacattatattgGCACGTTCGTCCTTTTGGTGCGTCTATGATCCTTTCGGGTATAGACAGCAATGGAGAGA AATCACTCTATTGCATTGAGCCCAGCGGTGCGTGTTACAAGTATGCTGGTATGGCTATCGGAAAGTGCAAGCATCTGGTTAAGACAGAGATGGAGAAGTTCATTTTATCGGGTATGTCCTGTCGGGACGCTTTGAAGGAGTTATCGTTGGCCATCATGATAGGTCGTGATGAAGATTCCGGTAAGACTAACGATTTGCAAATGGCGTGGATTTGTGATGAGAGCGGTGGTGAATTCCAGATGATACCTGAAGATATAGCTGCTGAAACTAAGGCCGATGCTTCTAGGCGCCACGCTGCCATCCATGGCCAATGA
- a CDS encoding putative U2 splicing factor subunit: MAENLARIIGTEEDRVNCPFYWKIGACRHGDQCSRAHYKPSAAQTLVIRHMYQNPPVAIAIAEGQMISDELLDKAADHFEEFYEEVFLELMKYGEIEDMVVCDNIGDHIIGNVYVKYRDENSAAHAISMLSGRFYGGKPIQCEYTPVTDFREARCRQFVEGQCRRGGYCNFMHIKHVPRSVRRKLDERMYAEFPEYKKRALRSSERSGSYERPKRQTSQERRNMIEMWNRERDARENAN, translated from the exons ATGGCGGAGAATTTGGCAAGAATAATTGGTACGGAGGAAGACCGTGTCAACTGTCCTTTTTACTGGAAGATTGGTGCTTGTCGTCATGGAGATCAATGCAGTCGTGCACATTACAAGCCTTCCGCGGCGCAAACCCTTGTAATTCGTCACATGTATCAGAATCCTCCTGTTGCTATTGCTATTGCTGAAGGTCAGATGA TTTCTGATGAGCTTTTGGATAAGGCTGCTGACCACTTTGAAGAGTTTTACGAGGAAGTTTTTTTAGAGCTTATGAAATATGGAGAGATTGAGGACATGGTTGTTTGTGATAACATTGGTGACCACATCATCGGAAATGTCTATGTCAAGTATAGGGATGAAAACAGTGCTGCACATGCCATATCTATGTTATCGGGGAGATTTTATGGAG GCAAGCCTATCCAGTGTGAATATACACCTGTAACGGATTTTCGGGAGGCTCGTTGCCGTCAATTTGTGGAAGGGCAATGTCGTCGTGGAGGATATTGCAATTTTATGCATATTAAGCACGTACCACGTTCAGTGCGTCGTAAGTTGGATGAACGCATGTATGCTGAATTTCCCGAATATAAAAAGCGCGCCTTACGTTCATCTGAAAGGAGTGGCAG TTACGAGCGACCCAAGCGTCAGACCAGCCAGGAGCGTCGCAACATGATCGAGATGTGGAATAGGGAGCGTGATGCCAGGGAGAACGCCAATTAA